TGCGGCGACGCGTCCCACGTCGGCGGTCGCGACCATCGGCACGGGTTTGTCGAGCGGCTGCAGGAAGCTCCGGACGACGCCTTCGTCGCGTGCAGGGGCCACGTCCCACGCGGCGTTTTCCATGAACCAGCCCGGACGCAGGAACGTAACCGGCATCGGCAGCGTACGCAGCGCTTCTTCCATCAGCGTGCGCTGGCTCAGCAGATTCGATTGCGTGGCTTGTGCGCCGATCGTCGACAGGCAGACAACCTTGCCCGGCTTTGCGATTTCTATCGCGCGCTTCACCGCGTCGATGACGACGCGCGCTTCCGGAAAGCCCGGCGACGGATCGAAGTTCGACGGCGGCAGGATGAAGACGCCGTCGGCGCCTTCGAACGCAGCGGCGAGCGACGCGGCGTCTTCCATCGACGCCTGCGCGACGTCGCAGCCGCGCTCTGCCCAGATTTGCGCACGTGCCGGATCGCGCACGACGGCGCGCACAGGCAGATGTGAATCGAGCAGCGTGCGGGCGAGCGCGCCGCCGACTTGTCCAGTGATACCAGTGATCGCGTACATGACTATGAATTCCTTATCGAAGAGTGAGTGATGAATGAGCGATGAATGAGCGCCGCGATGAACCATCCGGCAGCGCGAGAAAGATCAAGCGTGCCGCAAACCGTCGTACAGCCCGGCTTCGAAGCGGCCGTACAGATCGACGATGGCGGGGTCGTAGAACGGCAACGTCTGCGTGAATAGCGTCCCGGTCACGCGCTTGACCGGATCGAGCCAGAAGTAGCAGTTGAGCAACCCGGCCCAACTGACGCTGCCCG
This portion of the Paraburkholderia flava genome encodes:
- a CDS encoding NmrA family NAD(P)-binding protein codes for the protein MYAITGITGQVGGALARTLLDSHLPVRAVVRDPARAQIWAERGCDVAQASMEDAASLAAAFEGADGVFILPPSNFDPSPGFPEARVVIDAVKRAIEIAKPGKVVCLSTIGAQATQSNLLSQRTLMEEALRTLPMPVTFLRPGWFMENAAWDVAPARDEGVVRSFLQPLDKPVPMVATADVGRVAAQLLQQTWSGTRIVELEGPQRTSPNDLAAAFARILGRPVHAEAVPRETWGALFKSQGMNDPMPRIQMLDGFNEGWIDFEGSEASVLKGNVSLETVLRTLVSQAA